The Rhodothermus profundi genome includes a window with the following:
- a CDS encoding 6-bladed beta-propeller: MDKQLSGKVCWIVAFMISLWGCKKSIKDHSIKLDLNIGDRVIFVDSSMIYDFELIEIEQEEEKSLISGVFDYVIDSIYVYITDTKWVKVFDRSGKFIRILGDRGTGPGEYQDPLQIFKCKELIGVYDAVLKKVLLFKNFEFVLDFPLVVSGNLFEEPFCRGPFLYAAVRGYTPDFPYHLFKVDTSGKIVKVAFRMEEKYRGYFRTGLFFARLLDLGDKIYFTHALYKKAFYFSYDLDSLYAEEMQMPRTCQLWQWKKHKGIAQDAESYAQLLKSLSIYTHLEAPCILVDVNRYNGNMIFVYRYGNGERKIILGVYHKKKSIGNVFIVPLIDILMRKYIGNGYFVDIYMSL; encoded by the coding sequence ATGGATAAGCAATTATCCGGAAAAGTATGTTGGATAGTTGCTTTTATGATATCTTTGTGGGGGTGCAAAAAATCAATTAAAGATCATAGTATAAAGCTGGATCTAAATATAGGGGATAGAGTTATTTTTGTTGATTCTTCTATGATTTACGATTTTGAACTGATAGAGATAGAGCAGGAAGAAGAGAAAAGTTTAATTAGTGGAGTATTTGATTATGTGATAGATTCTATTTATGTATACATAACAGACACAAAATGGGTGAAGGTATTTGATCGTTCTGGCAAATTTATTCGTATTCTTGGAGATAGGGGAACAGGGCCAGGGGAGTATCAAGATCCTCTTCAGATCTTTAAATGTAAGGAACTGATTGGCGTCTATGATGCTGTACTTAAGAAAGTGCTTCTATTTAAGAATTTTGAATTTGTGCTTGATTTTCCTCTGGTTGTAAGTGGTAATTTGTTTGAGGAGCCTTTTTGTCGCGGCCCCTTTCTGTATGCAGCCGTCCGAGGATATACGCCGGACTTTCCCTATCATCTTTTTAAAGTAGATACCAGTGGAAAGATAGTTAAAGTGGCTTTTCGTATGGAAGAAAAGTATCGCGGATACTTTAGAACAGGCCTTTTCTTTGCCAGATTATTAGATCTGGGAGATAAAATTTATTTTACGCATGCTCTGTACAAAAAAGCATTTTATTTTTCTTATGATCTGGATAGTCTGTATGCAGAAGAAATGCAGATGCCCAGAACGTGTCAGTTATGGCAATGGAAAAAGCACAAAGGCATTGCGCAGGATGCCGAATCATATGCTCAATTGCTAAAATCGCTCTCTATCTATACACATCTTGAGGCACCTTGTATCCTTGTAGATGTAAACAGGTATAATGGAAATATGATTTTTGTTTATAGATATGGAAATGGTGAAAGAAAAATAATTCTAGGTGTTTATCATAAAAAGAAAAGTATTGGAAATGTATTTATAGTTCCCCTGATTGATATCTTGATGAGAAAATATATAGGTAATGGCTATTTTGTAGATATATATATGAGTCTGTAA
- a CDS encoding efflux RND transporter permease subunit: MNEANRHNGWMGWLRRPVAILSWATALLMAGLWVGRQIPIEWVPRVELPEVHIAASWPGAAPRQVEQYVTAPIERAVQRVPGTAHVESLSEEGRATIILQVAPNVPLGPYVAQVREELARLRGVLPDRVVSELTRAVPEQLRDQQGFLTLQLVGPLEPEALRRMADEFVAPRLRSVPGVAFVRVAGGRERELLITLDPDRLEAYGLAPARVQQQLADALRDRSYGRWQTGQNAWLLFTPPETNLEAIRNLVLHQAAPRAAPVRLRDVARVELGPAPPRSISRVDGQPVVTLVLDRKPGSHLLTVADAVHATVEQIRMELPDDVRLLVVLDRSEDVRRQLRELLVRGGLGFALLVLVLLALLQSVRACVAVLFSVGVAVAVALLLFRPLGLTLNLITLAGMALVAGLLVDNSVVVVEQLLVQRKRLRARGLRGLALDAEATRRALQTVWLPLLGGTLTTMIVALPLVYLSGELRTLFLPFGVLVALTLGASLASAVLVVPVLGRFLPTPPPVPARQRRFRQLIALPYRLAARWPRLTLLVLFLVVGIPLWILPDRWKLPGEDEQEPTDNQTWRLAQERLARLYNATLGHDQVIAIRQQLEPLLGGVLLPFFQKTTFGRRWHFEIRPEVYVYMAFPPGTPIGRADTLMRRFEAVALASPSVARTVTQITEQSAYLRVRFTKASLRTVEPYLVRERLIQQAVQLAGLRYLSVTGLLEQGYYSGSGIGIAEFRIAAYGPSYEDLEAVCAQLAQRLKAATPRVAAVNYNVDRYGRPDAREVLQFRWTPEAQLRTGLTAGDLAAALRPVFNTRFPFFRAPVADAPYLPIRIEVAGAHQIDVARLITQPLPVTDSVQVQLAALAPPTIVPTPSAIERFDQQYRRYISVDFRGPWRLGDRIIRQVVESMPLPPGYRLQYPTYYFFGEQELKRTVRWMLPLTIALVFLIAAMVFESWRLPLVMLLSLPMAAVGVAVGFLWSEANFAEGAFIGLVLLAGIAVNDSLLLLDRFRQLRHQRPHGRPDQLVRLAVRERLRPMWTTTLSSIVALLPLLIFPDEEGFWLGLAVTVIGGLLASTLLAPLATVALISRRKS; this comes from the coding sequence ATGAACGAGGCCAATCGGCATAATGGGTGGATGGGGTGGCTGCGGCGGCCGGTGGCTATCCTCTCATGGGCCACGGCGCTGCTGATGGCCGGCCTCTGGGTAGGCCGGCAGATTCCTATTGAGTGGGTGCCGCGCGTCGAATTGCCGGAGGTGCATATTGCAGCGTCCTGGCCAGGCGCTGCCCCTCGACAGGTTGAGCAATATGTTACGGCGCCCATTGAGCGGGCCGTGCAGCGCGTCCCCGGCACAGCACATGTCGAAAGCCTCTCGGAAGAGGGACGGGCAACGATCATCCTGCAGGTAGCCCCGAACGTCCCGCTGGGACCCTATGTCGCCCAGGTGCGAGAAGAACTGGCGCGGCTGCGGGGCGTGTTGCCTGATCGCGTGGTGTCTGAGCTGACGCGGGCCGTGCCCGAGCAGCTTCGCGACCAGCAGGGGTTCCTGACCCTTCAACTCGTCGGTCCTCTGGAACCGGAGGCGCTGCGCCGGATGGCCGATGAATTCGTGGCCCCCCGCCTTCGAAGCGTACCGGGCGTGGCTTTTGTGCGCGTAGCAGGTGGGCGGGAACGGGAGCTGCTGATTACGCTGGATCCGGACCGGCTGGAGGCCTATGGCCTGGCACCGGCGCGCGTGCAACAACAACTGGCCGACGCGCTGCGCGACCGAAGCTACGGCCGGTGGCAAACCGGCCAGAACGCCTGGCTGCTATTCACGCCTCCGGAGACCAACCTGGAGGCAATTCGCAACCTGGTGCTGCATCAAGCCGCTCCCCGCGCAGCGCCTGTTCGATTGCGGGACGTCGCGCGCGTCGAGCTGGGGCCGGCGCCTCCTCGGTCGATCAGCCGTGTGGATGGCCAGCCGGTTGTGACGCTGGTGCTTGATCGAAAGCCGGGGAGCCATCTGCTCACGGTAGCGGATGCCGTTCACGCTACGGTCGAGCAGATCCGGATGGAACTGCCGGACGACGTGCGGCTGCTAGTGGTGCTGGACCGCAGCGAAGATGTGCGTCGCCAGCTGCGGGAGCTGCTCGTGCGTGGTGGACTGGGGTTTGCGCTGCTGGTGCTGGTATTGCTGGCACTCCTCCAGAGCGTGCGGGCCTGCGTGGCGGTGCTCTTCAGCGTTGGGGTAGCCGTGGCCGTGGCCCTGCTCCTGTTCCGGCCGCTCGGGCTGACGCTGAACTTGATCACGCTGGCGGGCATGGCCCTGGTGGCCGGTCTGCTGGTGGACAACAGTGTGGTGGTGGTCGAACAGCTCCTGGTGCAGCGGAAGCGGCTGCGAGCACGTGGCCTTCGGGGACTGGCGCTGGACGCTGAAGCAACGCGCCGGGCATTGCAGACCGTCTGGCTTCCCCTGCTGGGGGGGACGCTGACCACCATGATCGTAGCGCTGCCCCTTGTATACCTCAGTGGAGAGCTTCGCACGTTGTTCCTGCCTTTTGGCGTGCTGGTAGCGCTCACGCTGGGAGCTTCGCTGGCCAGTGCCGTGCTCGTAGTGCCCGTGCTGGGACGCTTTCTGCCGACGCCCCCACCCGTGCCGGCACGACAACGTCGCTTCCGTCAGCTCATTGCCCTGCCCTACCGCCTCGCCGCTCGGTGGCCGCGCCTGACGCTACTGGTGCTGTTTCTGGTAGTGGGCATTCCCCTATGGATCCTTCCCGATCGGTGGAAGCTGCCCGGCGAAGATGAGCAGGAACCCACCGACAACCAGACCTGGCGCCTGGCGCAGGAGCGGCTGGCCCGGCTCTACAATGCCACGCTGGGGCACGACCAGGTGATAGCCATTCGGCAACAGCTCGAACCCCTGCTGGGCGGGGTGCTGTTGCCGTTCTTCCAGAAAACTACGTTCGGCCGCCGCTGGCATTTTGAAATTCGTCCGGAAGTGTACGTCTATATGGCGTTCCCTCCGGGCACTCCGATCGGGCGAGCCGACACGCTGATGCGACGCTTTGAAGCGGTAGCGCTGGCCTCGCCGTCGGTAGCGCGGACGGTCACCCAGATAACCGAGCAATCGGCCTACCTGCGCGTCCGCTTTACAAAGGCGTCGCTGCGCACGGTCGAGCCCTACTTGGTGCGCGAGCGGCTCATTCAACAGGCCGTTCAACTGGCCGGCCTGCGATACCTGTCGGTGACCGGATTGCTGGAGCAGGGGTATTATAGTGGAAGCGGGATCGGGATTGCTGAATTTCGCATCGCGGCCTATGGCCCCAGCTACGAAGATCTGGAAGCGGTATGCGCGCAACTGGCTCAGCGCCTGAAGGCCGCTACCCCGCGCGTGGCAGCGGTCAACTACAACGTGGATCGGTACGGCCGGCCCGATGCGCGCGAAGTGCTTCAGTTTCGCTGGACCCCTGAAGCGCAATTGCGCACAGGACTGACCGCCGGCGATCTGGCGGCTGCCCTTCGACCCGTTTTCAACACGCGCTTTCCGTTTTTCCGGGCCCCGGTGGCCGATGCACCCTACCTGCCCATTCGCATCGAAGTGGCCGGAGCCCATCAGATTGACGTGGCCCGGCTCATCACGCAGCCGCTGCCTGTTACCGATAGCGTGCAGGTGCAACTTGCTGCGCTGGCGCCTCCTACGATTGTTCCTACCCCGTCGGCGATCGAACGCTTCGATCAGCAGTACCGGCGCTATATCAGCGTGGATTTTCGGGGGCCCTGGCGCCTGGGAGATCGGATTATCCGCCAGGTGGTCGAATCCATGCCCCTGCCGCCTGGCTATCGCCTGCAATATCCCACGTATTACTTCTTTGGAGAGCAAGAGCTCAAGCGTACAGTCCGATGGATGCTGCCGCTCACCATTGCGCTGGTTTTCTTGATTGCGGCCATGGTATTCGAGTCGTGGCGTCTGCCGCTGGTGATGCTGCTGAGCTTGCCCATGGCCGCCGTGGGCGTAGCCGTGGGATTCCTCTGGAGCGAGGCTAACTTCGCTGAAGGGGCGTTCATTGGGCTGGTGTTGCTGGCCGGTATTGCCGTCAACGACAGTCTATTGTTGCTGGACCGCTTTCGGCAACTCCGGCATCAGCGGCCGCACGGACGTCCCGACCAACTCGTCCGGCTGGCCGTGCGCGAGCGGCTGCGTCCCATGTGGACCACCACGCTGTCGTCTATCGTTGCTCTGCTGCCCCTGTTGATCTTTCCCGACGAAGAAGGATTCTGGCTGGGATTAGCTGTCACGGTCATTGGAGGCCTGCTGGCTTCTACCCTGCTGGCTCCGCTGGCTACGGTAGCCCTGATCAGCCGGCGTAAATCCTGA
- a CDS encoding efflux RND transporter periplasmic adaptor subunit encodes MQMVARRRIRSWHVAALVLVLAVGGLLLYAFWPVLTGQEEAQRPENVQASAPPVVVEAVVVQRVDFPLRAEATGTLAPWRQTELSAEISGRVVARRVEEGERVAAGQVLVVLDDTEARLALAEAEAALLKARSEYAVQLSQAGAAGIDSTRLAEARRAWQMAQEAYARGEIDEATLDEARHRYEALLLLSGAQREAVRRVVTGLAEAEQRVARARLQLNRTRIRAPFAGRVADLKVEVGQHVSPGQVLLTLLDDRRMKVEVDVLEADLVHIRPGASAWVRLPALGDTVVSGVVHTVNPRVDPKTGAGRATVAVPNPQGRLLAGMFAYVALETRRLPNRLVVPAEAVLVRQGRDLVFVIRGGRAQWTYVRTGPRSGDHVVLLEGVAPGDTVAVRGHHALAHDAPVQVTAVHPAFLTTD; translated from the coding sequence ATGCAGATGGTAGCGCGCCGTCGCATTCGGAGTTGGCACGTGGCAGCGCTGGTGCTTGTGCTGGCCGTCGGTGGGTTGCTGCTCTATGCTTTCTGGCCGGTGCTGACCGGCCAGGAAGAAGCGCAGCGTCCCGAAAATGTCCAGGCTTCGGCGCCACCGGTTGTCGTGGAAGCGGTTGTCGTGCAGCGGGTGGACTTCCCGTTGCGGGCAGAAGCAACCGGTACGCTGGCGCCGTGGCGCCAGACAGAGCTCAGCGCCGAAATTAGCGGCCGTGTGGTAGCCCGTCGGGTTGAAGAAGGCGAGCGGGTAGCGGCGGGACAGGTGCTCGTGGTGCTGGATGACACGGAAGCGCGATTGGCGCTGGCCGAAGCCGAAGCCGCGTTACTCAAGGCACGGAGCGAGTATGCGGTGCAGCTCAGCCAGGCCGGGGCGGCCGGGATTGACTCGACGCGGCTGGCAGAAGCACGCAGGGCCTGGCAAATGGCGCAGGAAGCCTATGCCCGTGGGGAGATTGACGAAGCTACGCTGGATGAGGCGCGGCACCGTTACGAAGCGTTGCTATTACTGTCGGGCGCTCAGCGCGAGGCGGTGCGTCGGGTGGTTACGGGATTAGCAGAGGCCGAGCAGCGGGTAGCGCGGGCCCGCCTGCAACTCAACCGCACGCGCATTCGAGCTCCGTTTGCCGGACGCGTGGCCGATCTGAAGGTAGAGGTGGGACAGCACGTCAGTCCGGGACAGGTGCTGCTAACGCTGCTGGACGATCGGCGGATGAAGGTCGAGGTCGATGTGTTAGAGGCCGATCTGGTGCACATCCGACCGGGGGCATCAGCGTGGGTTCGACTGCCTGCGCTGGGCGACACGGTCGTGTCCGGAGTGGTGCACACGGTCAATCCACGGGTGGATCCGAAGACAGGAGCCGGACGGGCCACGGTGGCCGTCCCCAATCCGCAGGGACGGCTGCTGGCCGGTATGTTTGCCTACGTGGCGTTGGAGACGCGCCGTTTACCGAACCGTCTGGTTGTGCCGGCTGAGGCTGTGCTGGTGCGGCAGGGACGCGACCTGGTCTTTGTGATTCGCGGCGGACGGGCGCAGTGGACCTATGTAAGAACGGGGCCACGTTCGGGGGACCACGTGGTATTGCTTGAGGGGGTGGCGCCCGGCGATACGGTCGCCGTTCGAGGCCATCATGCACTGGCGCACGACGCGCCTGTGCAGGTAACGGCGGTCCATCCTGCTTTTCTGACCACAGACTGA
- a CDS encoding 6-bladed beta-propeller, with protein MGRRGHILLLGLVFLWVVSGGCRSEPVNSGEAPRLVVSDTVTLKPLFRLGDTPALLFGVVRAAFFDRQGRLWVADGQAAALYVFGPDGALLQQIGQQGEGPGEFQAIGGMVRGVNDSVYVWDWRLQRLSVFTPTGAFVHAFSATFGTWPLRGLPEGILVMYSAPFRAGEDADDQGRRRIVQLLNFDGSVRIDTVLSLPDAAYVILRGATFVSVRVAPFGRRPIIRVDSAGHIWYGQTDRLELFRYDWRRGETRRVLQYAVTPVPVVRAERDSLLESAPMLREAQYTFPEHKPAFTNFVVNEAGTRIWVALSRPYRRPTVSWVVFDETGRPLGVVPLARHLTVLAVSDTRLAALDEDRQIVILYELPEPLRAT; from the coding sequence ATGGGACGAAGAGGACATATATTGCTACTGGGACTTGTATTCCTGTGGGTCGTCTCAGGAGGGTGTCGGTCTGAACCAGTAAATTCGGGAGAGGCGCCGCGGCTGGTCGTTTCCGATACGGTGACGCTGAAACCGCTCTTTCGCTTAGGCGATACGCCTGCGTTGCTATTTGGCGTTGTCCGGGCCGCATTTTTTGACCGGCAGGGACGGCTCTGGGTGGCCGATGGACAGGCCGCGGCGCTGTATGTATTCGGACCGGATGGCGCGCTGTTGCAACAGATTGGGCAGCAAGGCGAAGGCCCGGGCGAGTTCCAGGCAATCGGGGGCATGGTTCGGGGGGTTAACGATTCGGTTTACGTCTGGGACTGGCGGCTTCAGCGGCTGAGCGTTTTCACCCCCACAGGTGCCTTTGTGCATGCGTTTTCAGCAACGTTCGGTACCTGGCCGCTGCGTGGATTGCCTGAGGGGATTCTGGTTATGTATTCAGCTCCTTTCCGGGCAGGAGAGGACGCAGATGATCAGGGCCGACGTCGGATCGTGCAACTGCTGAACTTTGATGGATCGGTACGGATCGATACCGTTCTGAGCCTGCCCGATGCGGCATATGTCATCTTACGGGGCGCCACTTTTGTGAGCGTACGGGTGGCGCCGTTTGGGCGGCGGCCGATTATTCGTGTGGATTCAGCCGGGCATATCTGGTACGGCCAGACGGATCGGCTGGAGCTATTTCGCTACGATTGGCGGCGTGGTGAGACCCGAAGGGTGCTGCAGTATGCGGTGACGCCCGTGCCGGTGGTTCGCGCCGAACGGGATTCGCTTCTGGAAAGTGCTCCGATGCTTCGCGAGGCGCAGTATACGTTCCCTGAGCATAAACCGGCGTTTACGAATTTTGTAGTGAACGAGGCAGGCACGCGGATCTGGGTGGCATTGAGCCGGCCTTACCGGAGACCAACTGTGTCGTGGGTGGTTTTTGATGAAACAGGGCGACCGCTGGGCGTGGTGCCGCTGGCTAGGCACCTGACGGTGCTAGCCGTTTCGGATACGCGACTGGCGGCGCTGGATGAGGACCGTCAGATTGTGATCCTTTACGAACTTCCTGAACCGCTTCGCGCAACATGA
- a CDS encoding efflux RND transporter permease subunit: protein MRALVGWCLRRPVAVTAWSLLVVGFAVIAYVRLPVALLPDLRYPALAVWTAYPDVPPERVERAVTERVEAAVAGVEGVVEVTGRSLLGGSLVVLRFGWNTDLNLALLNVREQLDQLGNALPDEAERPVVLRLDPSDRPIMMLALRQAMPRDTVRRVAVAERQDLVALKRLARDVVARRLEQLEGVARVRVTGGYEPEVEVRLDPERLIRYGLTVAQIEQQLRAANVTLPGGLIRRGPFRYAVEVSGAFTDPADVAETIVGYAGRTPLRLADVADVRPGVAERRGLVRFDGDEALLLLVERAADANTVMAARQVRRTLRELEAEVPGIRLDVVVDESLFIRQAIAGVQQAVLLGGVLALIVLLVFLRRPRVLLAVAVAVPLSLALTLVAFEVADITLNLLSLSGLALGVGMLVDNAIVVTENIARLREQGLAPLEAAREGTAEVAAAITASTLTTIAVFGPLAFVEGLAGRLFRDQALAVVFSLLASLMVALTVVPVLASRDRKPGRLEPLGIRWLLVRYEVLLRRALAQRGVVVLLTLVALAGAAVLAWKLPRQVMPHADLKRLTLHVSAPPGTDLLQLSRWSEQIETYALRLSSVRHVLADLGERDEARLDLDPRPPYEGTLTLLLDEQARSEEVARQLRDLPLPSVVTVEVTPERTQLELLLARGEADLWLDLQADLRSEAEAVADRLLAQLRRAPALVNVRRAFAEEVPGYALHFRRDVMARFGVDARQLADWLAAAARGLEATALQTVNEAIPIRLRLPRAEALQRLLGTEIPTAQGLKPIGLFVEARPVSLPASLLRAGQAPVVRLLADVAPDADLAAARDAMRRALATLPPGVRGTIGGATDAFQEGLRGAAWSLLLSLLLVFLILAAQFESLRQPLIILFTVPLATIGVTLTLALTGQSVNLMSLTGLVVLVGIVVNDAIIKVDFINRRRAEGLPLFQAIEAAGRDRLRPILMTTVTTVLGLLPLALGMGAGAALQQPLAITIIGGLLSATLLTLIVVPVLYVLVAGGERRPYERGQSA, encoded by the coding sequence ATGCGCGCGCTGGTTGGCTGGTGCCTGCGGCGTCCGGTGGCTGTGACGGCCTGGAGCCTGTTGGTTGTGGGGTTTGCCGTCATTGCCTATGTACGGTTGCCCGTGGCCCTGTTGCCGGATTTACGCTATCCAGCGCTGGCGGTGTGGACGGCCTATCCGGACGTTCCCCCAGAGCGGGTGGAACGAGCCGTAACGGAACGGGTGGAGGCCGCTGTGGCCGGGGTAGAAGGGGTCGTAGAAGTAACAGGCCGCAGCCTCCTGGGGGGCAGTCTGGTCGTGCTCCGCTTCGGATGGAATACCGATCTGAACCTGGCGCTGTTGAACGTTCGCGAACAGCTTGACCAGTTAGGCAATGCGCTGCCTGATGAGGCGGAGCGACCGGTAGTGCTCCGGCTTGATCCAAGTGATCGTCCTATCATGATGCTGGCGCTCCGGCAGGCTATGCCGCGCGATACCGTCCGTCGCGTAGCCGTAGCAGAGCGGCAGGATCTGGTTGCCCTGAAGCGGTTGGCGCGTGACGTCGTAGCACGCCGCCTGGAGCAACTGGAAGGGGTGGCCCGCGTGCGCGTAACCGGCGGGTACGAACCGGAAGTAGAGGTGCGGCTTGATCCAGAGCGGCTGATTCGATATGGGTTGACGGTTGCGCAAATCGAGCAGCAGCTTCGGGCAGCCAATGTTACCCTACCCGGTGGACTGATTCGACGCGGCCCCTTCCGCTATGCGGTGGAGGTCAGTGGGGCCTTCACAGATCCTGCGGACGTGGCGGAAACGATTGTGGGCTATGCCGGACGCACGCCTTTGCGGCTGGCGGATGTGGCTGATGTGCGACCCGGGGTGGCAGAACGGCGCGGGCTGGTTCGCTTCGATGGGGACGAAGCGCTTCTGCTGCTGGTAGAACGCGCCGCCGACGCCAACACGGTAATGGCGGCGCGTCAGGTGCGCCGCACGCTGCGCGAACTGGAAGCCGAAGTGCCGGGCATTCGGCTTGATGTGGTCGTGGATGAAAGCCTGTTCATTCGCCAGGCCATTGCGGGGGTGCAGCAGGCTGTGTTGCTGGGCGGCGTGCTGGCGCTGATCGTGTTGCTGGTATTCTTACGCCGGCCTCGCGTGCTCCTGGCCGTTGCAGTCGCCGTGCCGTTGTCGCTGGCACTGACGCTGGTGGCCTTTGAGGTGGCTGACATTACGTTGAATCTGCTCTCGCTCAGTGGGCTGGCCCTGGGCGTGGGCATGCTGGTGGACAATGCCATTGTCGTCACCGAGAACATCGCCCGCCTGCGGGAACAGGGACTGGCACCTCTGGAAGCGGCTCGCGAAGGAACCGCAGAAGTCGCTGCGGCCATCACGGCCAGTACCCTGACCACGATTGCGGTCTTCGGACCGCTGGCGTTTGTGGAAGGACTGGCCGGTCGGCTCTTTCGCGACCAGGCGCTGGCCGTCGTCTTTTCGCTGCTGGCCTCGCTCATGGTGGCGCTCACGGTGGTGCCGGTGCTGGCATCTCGCGACCGCAAACCCGGACGCCTGGAACCCCTCGGAATACGCTGGCTGCTTGTTCGCTACGAGGTGCTGCTGCGCCGAGCGCTGGCGCAACGCGGTGTGGTGGTGCTACTTACCCTTGTTGCGTTGGCCGGAGCTGCTGTGCTGGCCTGGAAATTGCCCCGCCAGGTCATGCCGCACGCCGACCTGAAGCGCCTGACGCTGCACGTGAGCGCGCCGCCCGGTACTGATCTGCTTCAGCTCAGCCGCTGGTCCGAGCAGATCGAAACCTACGCCCTGCGGCTCTCCAGCGTACGACATGTGCTGGCAGATCTGGGAGAGCGGGATGAAGCACGGCTTGATCTGGACCCGCGCCCGCCGTACGAGGGGACGCTGACGCTCTTGCTGGACGAACAGGCCCGTTCCGAAGAGGTTGCCCGGCAGCTCCGCGATCTGCCTCTGCCTTCGGTGGTGACCGTCGAGGTTACGCCGGAACGCACCCAGCTAGAGCTCCTGCTGGCGCGGGGGGAAGCAGATCTATGGCTGGATCTGCAAGCAGACCTGCGCAGCGAGGCCGAAGCGGTTGCCGATCGGCTGCTGGCGCAGCTTCGCCGAGCGCCGGCATTGGTCAACGTGCGCCGAGCGTTTGCCGAGGAAGTCCCCGGCTATGCCCTTCATTTTCGGCGCGACGTGATGGCGCGTTTCGGGGTTGATGCCCGTCAGCTTGCCGACTGGCTGGCCGCGGCTGCACGCGGGCTGGAAGCAACGGCCCTGCAAACCGTTAACGAGGCCATTCCCATTCGCCTGCGACTGCCCCGTGCCGAGGCCTTGCAACGATTGCTGGGGACGGAGATTCCAACAGCGCAGGGGCTTAAGCCCATCGGGCTGTTCGTAGAAGCCCGTCCGGTGTCGCTACCGGCTTCTTTGTTGCGGGCCGGGCAGGCTCCGGTCGTGCGCCTGTTGGCCGACGTGGCACCGGATGCTGACCTGGCAGCGGCACGCGACGCGATGCGGCGCGCTCTGGCTACGCTGCCGCCCGGGGTGCGCGGCACAATCGGAGGGGCTACCGATGCGTTCCAGGAAGGACTGCGTGGAGCGGCCTGGAGCCTGCTGCTAAGCCTGTTACTCGTTTTTTTGATTCTAGCTGCTCAGTTTGAAAGTTTGCGCCAGCCGCTCATCATTCTCTTCACCGTTCCGCTGGCTACTATCGGGGTAACGTTAACGCTGGCCCTGACCGGACAATCGGTCAATCTGATGAGCCTGACCGGACTGGTCGTGCTCGTCGGAATCGTCGTGAACGATGCGATCATCAAGGTGGACTTTATCAACCGACGCCGCGCTGAGGGGTTGCCGCTGTTTCAGGCTATTGAAGCAGCCGGTCGCGATCGGCTGCGCCCCATTTTGATGACCACTGTCACCACGGTTTTAGGGCTGCTGCCTCTGGCGCTGGGCATGGGGGCCGGTGCTGCGCTGCAGCAGCCCCTGGCGATAACTATTATTGGAGGACTGCTCAGCGCGACTCTCCTGACGTTGATCGTAGTACCTGTGCTGTATGTGCTGGTAGCTGGAGGCGAACGCCGACCTTATGAACGAGGCCAATCGGCATAA